A single genomic interval of Macadamia integrifolia cultivar HAES 741 chromosome 6, SCU_Mint_v3, whole genome shotgun sequence harbors:
- the LOC122080930 gene encoding uncharacterized protein LOC122080930, translated as MVFREIYNAEEALRSISMATAPVKSQPLHNFSLPFLKWGKNQMNNYRCRKLVDPSRDSPPPDHRSSPSEAESETAAASSYKKDSEAENRKYPIGSRSSKNRFGFSSSAASTTEKLLKNTAASEADAVGLEESKGKLFIRFSRSSKEEPASKNKGAAVAADCGGEVGGEVEESALKPWNLRPRRAVFKAPIEIGGPSKNGDSLDDLPPMPQPEHLPKSLRLRGFAEVQNVEKKEKRQFSISLSRGEIEEDIFALTGSKPSRRPKKRPKNVQKQVDNVFPGMWLSEITADSYKVPDAPTKR; from the exons ATGGTATTTCGAGAAATCTACAACGCCGAAGAAGCATTACGGAGTATATCCATGGCCACTGCACCTGTGAAATCTCAGCCTTTGCACAATTTCTCGCTGCCGTTCTTGAAATGGGGGAAGAATCAGATGAACAATTACCGCTGCCGTAAACTCGTCGATCCTTCTAGAGATTCTCCGCCGCCCGACCACCGATCTTCGCCCTCTGAAGCGGAATCTGAAACTGCTGCTGCTTCTAGCTACAAAAAGGATTCCGAGGCCGAGAATCGGAAGTACCCAATTGGATCACGGAGTTCTAAGAATCGCTTCGGTTTCTCCTCTTCTGCTGCCTCTACGACGGAAAAGTTACTGAAGAATACGGCGGCTTCCGAAGCCGATGCTGTTGGACTGGAGGAGTCTAAGGGAAAGCTCTTCATCCGTTTCAGTAGGAGTAGTAAGGAAGAGCCCGCATCGAAGAACAAAGgtgctgctgttgctgctgatTGTGGAGGTGAAGTAGGGGGAGAAGTGGAGGAATCGGCGCTGAAGCCTTGGAATCTAAGGCCGAGAAGAGCTGTCTTCAAGGCTCCGATTGAAATCGGCGGACCTTCAAAGAATGGAGATTCGCTAGATGACCTTCCTCCGATGCCGCAGCCGGAACATCTACCAAAATCTCTTCGGTTAAGAGGTTTTGCTGAAGTTCAGAAtgtagagaagaaagagaaacgTCAGTTCTCGATCTCGCTTTCTCGCGGGGAGATTGAAGAGGATATCTTCGCCTTGACTGGGTCCAAGCCATCTCGGAGGCCGAAAAAGAGACCAAAGAATGTACAGAAACAAGTGGAT AATGTTTTCCCTGGTATGTGGTTGTCGGAGATTACTGCGGATTCATACAAAGTTCCGGATGCTCCTACcaag AGGTAG